Proteins from a genomic interval of Pseudomonas paeninsulae:
- the mnmC gene encoding bifunctional tRNA (5-methylaminomethyl-2-thiouridine)(34)-methyltransferase MnmD/FAD-dependent 5-carboxymethylaminomethyl-2-thiouridine(34) oxidoreductase MnmC has translation MPDTPLDLPATQPAQLDWDAEGQPLSRLFGDVYFSNQNGLAETRHVFLANNDLPARYSALGEGEQLAIGETGFGTGLNFLCAWQLFEQLAPAGARLHFVSVEKYPLTHSDLQRALALWPELAPFAHELLGQYVALHPGFQRLIFAGGRIILTLLIGDALELLPQLDARIDAWFLDGFAPAKNPQMWTPELFVELARLSAPGASIGTFTSTGYVRRRLNDAGFKMQRVPGLGSKWEVLKGQFVGTAVGASKPWFARPAQRTSARQALVIGAGMAGCATAASLAIRGWQVTLLERHANIAEEASGNPQGVLYLKLSAHGTALSRLIVSGFGYTRRLLEQLHKGRDWDNCGVLQLALDSKEAQRQAQLAAAFPSDLLVNLDQASAEAKAGIQLPAGGLFYPQAGWVHPPALCRLLAEQPNIRLQLHQEALELRRDGQTWQAWNGEQLLASAAVVVLAGAAEIKRFPYSAELPLKRIRGQISRVLATAQSTALRSVVCASGYIAPARLGEHTLGASFDFKSDDLTLNSADHADNLALLEEISSDLAERLHSTQLDPAQLEGRAAFRCTSPDYLPIVGPLADRPAFLQAYAVLTKDARQVPDTPCPWLDGLYINSGHGSRGLITAPLSGELIAAWLNDEPLPVPRDVAEACHPNRFALRLLIRGQ, from the coding sequence ATGCCCGACACCCCGCTCGACCTACCCGCCACCCAACCCGCGCAGCTCGACTGGGACGCCGAGGGGCAGCCGTTATCGCGGCTATTCGGCGATGTCTATTTTTCCAATCAGAATGGCCTGGCCGAAACCCGCCATGTGTTTCTCGCCAACAACGATCTGCCGGCGCGTTACAGTGCCCTGGGCGAGGGCGAACAACTGGCAATAGGCGAAACCGGCTTCGGCACCGGGCTGAATTTTCTCTGCGCCTGGCAGTTGTTCGAGCAGCTGGCGCCCGCTGGCGCACGGCTGCACTTCGTCAGCGTGGAGAAATACCCGCTCACCCACAGCGACCTGCAGCGCGCGCTGGCCTTGTGGCCAGAGCTGGCGCCCTTTGCGCACGAATTGCTCGGCCAGTACGTCGCCCTGCATCCGGGCTTTCAGCGCCTGATTTTCGCCGGCGGACGGATCATTCTGACCCTGCTGATCGGCGATGCCCTGGAGCTGCTGCCGCAACTCGACGCGCGGATCGACGCCTGGTTTCTCGACGGCTTCGCCCCGGCGAAAAATCCGCAGATGTGGACCCCCGAGCTGTTCGTCGAACTGGCCAGGCTGAGCGCACCCGGCGCCAGCATCGGCACCTTCACCAGCACCGGCTACGTGCGCCGCCGCCTGAATGACGCCGGCTTCAAGATGCAGCGCGTGCCGGGCCTGGGCAGCAAGTGGGAAGTACTCAAGGGCCAGTTCGTCGGCACCGCCGTGGGCGCCAGCAAACCCTGGTTCGCCCGGCCGGCGCAGCGCACCAGCGCACGCCAGGCCCTGGTTATCGGGGCGGGAATGGCCGGCTGCGCCACTGCCGCCAGCCTGGCCATACGCGGCTGGCAGGTGACCCTACTGGAACGCCACGCCAACATCGCCGAGGAAGCCTCGGGCAACCCGCAAGGCGTGCTCTACCTCAAGCTGTCAGCCCATGGCACGGCGCTGTCGCGGCTGATCGTCAGTGGCTTCGGCTACACCCGCCGCCTGCTCGAGCAGCTGCACAAAGGTCGCGACTGGGACAACTGCGGGGTACTGCAACTGGCCCTCGACAGCAAGGAGGCGCAACGCCAGGCGCAACTGGCGGCGGCCTTCCCCAGCGATCTGCTGGTCAACCTCGACCAGGCCAGCGCCGAAGCCAAGGCCGGCATCCAGCTCCCGGCCGGCGGCTTGTTCTACCCGCAAGCCGGCTGGGTTCACCCGCCAGCGCTGTGCCGGCTGCTCGCCGAGCAGCCGAATATTCGCCTGCAACTGCACCAGGAGGCGCTGGAGTTACGTCGTGATGGACAAACCTGGCAAGCCTGGAACGGCGAACAGTTGCTGGCCAGTGCAGCCGTGGTGGTGCTGGCCGGCGCCGCCGAGATCAAGCGCTTCCCCTACAGCGCCGAACTGCCGCTCAAGCGTATTCGCGGGCAGATCAGCCGAGTACTGGCCACCGCACAGAGCACGGCACTGCGCAGCGTGGTATGCGCATCGGGTTATATCGCGCCCGCACGCCTCGGCGAACACACCCTGGGCGCAAGTTTCGACTTCAAAAGCGACGACCTGACGCTCAACAGCGCCGATCATGCAGACAATCTGGCACTACTCGAGGAAATATCGAGCGACCTGGCCGAACGCCTGCACAGCACCCAGCTCGACCCGGCACAACTCGAAGGCCGCGCCGCCTTTCGCTGCACCAGCCCGGACTACCTGCCCATCGTCGGCCCCCTGGCGGATCGCCCAGCCTTTCTCCAGGCCTACGCGGTGCTGACCAAGGATGCCCGCCAGGTTCCGGACACCCCCTGCCCTTGGCTCGACGGCTTGTATATCAACAGCGGCCACGGTTCGCGCGGGCTGATCACCGCACCGCTGTCTGGCGAACTGATTGCCGCCTGGCTCAACGATGAACCGCTGCCCGTGCCCCGGGATGTCGCCGAGGCCTGCCATCCCAACCGCTTCGCCCTGCGTCTGTTGATACGCGGCCAATAG
- a CDS encoding metal-sensing transcriptional repressor, with the protein MSEQTRAAHEDAMLKRLARVEGQIRGIQAMIRRSEDCEAIAQQFAAARKALDKAYQEMLACLLEEAVLDPEHDPSETLARVRAIFTKYT; encoded by the coding sequence ATGAGCGAACAAACCCGCGCGGCCCATGAAGACGCCATGCTCAAGCGCCTGGCCCGGGTCGAAGGGCAGATCCGCGGCATCCAGGCGATGATCCGCCGCAGCGAGGACTGCGAGGCCATCGCCCAGCAATTCGCTGCCGCCCGCAAGGCGCTGGACAAGGCCTACCAGGAGATGCTCGCCTGCCTGCTGGAAGAAGCCGTACTCGACCCCGAGCACGACCCCAGTGAAACCCTCGCCCGGGTTCGCGCCATTTTCACCAAGTACACCTGA
- a CDS encoding N-acetylglutaminylglutamine amidotransferase, translating to MCGIAGELRFDQRPADLAAVERITHHLAPRGPDAHGFHSQGPIALGHRRLKIMDLAEASGQPMIDSDLGLSMVFNGAIYNYPELRTELQGLGYRFFSGGDTEVLLKGYHAWGADLLPKLNGMFAFAVWERDTQQLFIARDRLGVKPLYLSRTGQRLRFASSLPALLKGGDIGKTLDPIALNHYLNFHAVVPAPRTILAGVEKLPAASWMRIDAQGNCEQQTWWSLQFGPQSDEVDYSLEDWSERVLDGMREAVSIRQRAAVEVGVLLSGGVDSSLLVGLLREAGIEQLSTFSIGFEDAGGERGDEFQYSDLIAERFKTRHHQLRIGENEILEQLPAAFRAMSEPMVSHDCIAFYLLSREVAKHCKVVQSGQGADELFAGYHWYPLVDGADDAFAAYRQAFFDRDHDEYAACVQPAWLTGDMAGDFVRQHFAQPGADAAVDKALRLDSTVMLVDDPVKRVDNMTMAWGLEARTPFLDYRLAELSARIPGRFKLPNGGKHVLKEAARQVIPAEVIDRQKGYFPVPGLKHLEGATLGWVRDLLVDPSQDRGLFNPAMLDRLLTDPHGQLTPLRGSKLWQMAALNLWLSEQGL from the coding sequence ATGTGCGGAATAGCTGGAGAACTACGCTTTGATCAACGACCGGCCGACTTGGCCGCGGTCGAGCGAATCACTCACCACCTGGCCCCTCGTGGCCCCGATGCCCACGGCTTTCATAGCCAGGGCCCCATCGCCCTCGGCCACCGTCGGCTAAAGATCATGGATCTCGCCGAAGCCTCCGGCCAGCCGATGATCGACAGCGACCTCGGCCTGTCCATGGTGTTCAACGGCGCCATCTACAACTACCCGGAACTGCGTACCGAGCTGCAAGGCCTTGGCTATCGCTTCTTTTCCGGTGGTGACACCGAGGTACTGCTCAAGGGCTATCACGCCTGGGGCGCGGACCTGCTACCCAAGCTCAACGGTATGTTCGCCTTCGCCGTGTGGGAGCGTGACACCCAGCAACTGTTCATCGCCCGTGACCGCCTGGGGGTCAAACCGCTGTACCTGTCGCGCACCGGCCAACGCCTGCGCTTCGCCTCCAGCCTGCCGGCCCTGCTAAAGGGCGGCGATATCGGCAAGACCCTCGACCCCATCGCACTCAACCACTACCTGAACTTTCATGCCGTGGTCCCGGCGCCGCGCACCATCCTCGCCGGTGTGGAGAAACTGCCCGCGGCCAGCTGGATGCGTATCGACGCCCAGGGCAACTGCGAACAGCAGACCTGGTGGAGCCTGCAGTTTGGCCCGCAAAGCGATGAGGTCGATTACAGCCTGGAAGACTGGAGCGAGCGCGTCCTCGATGGCATGCGCGAGGCGGTGTCGATCCGTCAACGTGCCGCCGTGGAAGTCGGCGTACTGCTTTCCGGCGGCGTCGACTCCAGCCTGCTGGTCGGCCTGCTGCGCGAAGCCGGGATCGAACAGCTGTCGACCTTCTCCATCGGTTTTGAGGATGCCGGTGGCGAGCGTGGCGACGAGTTCCAGTACTCCGACCTGATCGCCGAGCGCTTCAAGACCCGCCACCATCAGCTGCGCATCGGCGAGAACGAGATTCTCGAACAACTGCCAGCAGCCTTCCGCGCCATGAGCGAGCCGATGGTCAGCCATGACTGCATCGCCTTCTATCTGTTGTCGCGCGAGGTGGCCAAGCACTGCAAGGTGGTGCAAAGCGGTCAGGGCGCCGACGAGCTGTTCGCCGGCTACCACTGGTACCCGCTGGTGGACGGCGCCGACGATGCCTTCGCGGCCTACCGCCAGGCGTTCTTCGACCGCGATCACGACGAGTACGCCGCCTGCGTACAGCCTGCATGGCTGACTGGCGACATGGCCGGCGACTTCGTCCGCCAGCACTTCGCCCAGCCCGGTGCCGACGCCGCGGTGGACAAGGCGCTGCGCCTGGACAGCACGGTGATGCTGGTCGACGACCCGGTCAAGCGGGTCGACAACATGACCATGGCCTGGGGCCTGGAGGCGCGCACGCCGTTCCTCGACTATCGTCTGGCCGAGCTTTCCGCGCGCATTCCCGGACGTTTCAAGCTGCCCAACGGCGGCAAGCACGTACTCAAGGAGGCGGCGCGCCAGGTCATTCCGGCCGAAGTGATCGATCGCCAGAAGGGCTATTTCCCAGTGCCGGGTCTCAAGCACCTGGAAGGCGCCACTCTGGGCTGGGTGCGCGACCTGCTGGTCGACCCGAGCCAGGATCGCGGACTGTTCAACCCGGCCATGCTCGACCGCCTGCTGACTGACCCGCATGGCCAGCTCACGCCGCTGCGCGGCTCCAAGCTGTGGCAGATGGCGGCGCTCAACCTGTGGCTGAGCGAGCAAGGCCTGTAA
- a CDS encoding Tll0287-like domain-containing protein — protein sequence MRLILVLAALPTLAWAAPAADLANLEREAAGLIPPFQQQLMQTVKTAVAAGGPVQAVQACQLLAPTIAVEHSQHPWKVGRTALHLRNPDNQPDAWERQVLEDFLQRQSAGEELTQMSASAVVDGEFRYMQAIATGEPCLVCHGQAIKPEVAAQIEQDYPADQASGFGLGELRGAFTLRRTLAAAAP from the coding sequence ATGCGCCTGATCCTCGTACTCGCCGCCCTGCCGACCCTGGCCTGGGCCGCTCCTGCTGCAGACCTGGCCAACCTCGAACGCGAAGCCGCCGGCCTTATCCCACCCTTCCAGCAACAGTTGATGCAGACGGTGAAAACTGCCGTCGCGGCCGGCGGCCCGGTGCAGGCCGTGCAAGCCTGCCAACTGCTCGCGCCAACTATCGCCGTGGAGCACAGCCAGCACCCCTGGAAAGTCGGACGCACCGCCCTGCACCTGCGCAACCCGGATAATCAGCCAGATGCCTGGGAACGTCAGGTACTGGAAGACTTTTTACAGCGGCAAAGCGCCGGCGAAGAGCTGACGCAGATGAGCGCGTCGGCGGTCGTCGACGGCGAGTTCCGTTACATGCAAGCCATCGCCACCGGCGAGCCGTGCCTGGTTTGTCACGGCCAGGCGATCAAGCCCGAGGTAGCGGCGCAGATCGAACAAGACTATCCCGCGGATCAGGCCAGCGGCTTTGGCCTGGGCGAACTACGCGGCGCCTTCACTCTGCGGCGCACGCTGGCGGCTGCAGCACCATGA
- a CDS encoding MarR family winged helix-turn-helix transcriptional regulator, with product MTEKIVPTEIDLSSVMTLDLPIFQSLRRLQQAGEVHAKRLARFGGLTPMQLMILQVLAGEERLTASDLSGRVSLTAATLSGMLDRLVERGLLQRQRDDQDRRRQWLLLSDAGRELVQQAPTLLPPEFRQRFAALKDWERHNLTAALLRAAELCGEME from the coding sequence ATGACTGAAAAAATAGTTCCTACTGAAATAGATTTGTCATCTGTGATGACGCTCGATCTGCCGATTTTCCAGTCGCTAAGGCGCCTGCAGCAGGCGGGTGAGGTGCATGCCAAGCGCCTGGCCCGTTTCGGCGGACTGACGCCCATGCAGTTGATGATCCTGCAGGTGCTGGCCGGTGAGGAACGATTGACCGCCAGCGACCTGAGTGGACGGGTCAGCCTCACGGCGGCGACCCTGTCGGGCATGCTCGATCGTCTGGTGGAGCGCGGCCTGTTGCAGCGCCAGCGTGACGATCAGGATCGCCGTCGCCAGTGGTTGCTGCTCAGCGATGCTGGCCGTGAACTGGTGCAGCAAGCGCCGACACTGCTGCCGCCGGAGTTTCGCCAGCGCTTCGCCGCGCTCAAGGATTGGGAGCGACACAACCTGACCGCTGCGCTGCTTCGCGCGGCGGAACTGTGCGGCGAGATGGAGTGA
- the pap gene encoding polyphosphate:AMP phosphotransferase, protein MFESAEIGHAIDKATFDAVVPELREALLEAQYELKDQGRFPVIILLCGIEGAGKGETVKLLNEWMDPRLIQVSTFDQQTDEELARPPAWRYWRQLPPKGHMGVFFGNWYSQMLQGRVQGHFKNAVLDQAIDAASALERMLCDEGALIFKFWFHLSKKQMKARLKSLQDDPLHSWRISPLDWQSSKTYDKYVRVGERVLRRTSRDYAPWYVVEGVDEYYRSLTVGRILLDGLQAALKARSQSQLQPHAAPLTSSLDDLSVLDSLDMSQALDKSDYNEQLVTEQARLSGLLRDKRMRKHALVAVFEGNDAAGKGGAIRRVTAALDPRLYRIVQVAAPTDEESAQPYLWRFWRQIPARGKFTMFDRSWYGRVLVERVEGFCSPADWLRAYGEINDFEEQLTDAGVVLVKFWLAIDQKTQLQRFNEREQTPFKRFKITADDWRNREKWPQYRDAVGDMVDRTSTEIAPWTLVEANDKRFARVKVLRTINEALEAAFAKD, encoded by the coding sequence ATGTTCGAGTCCGCCGAGATTGGTCACGCCATCGATAAAGCCACCTTCGATGCCGTCGTGCCGGAGTTGCGTGAGGCATTGCTGGAAGCACAGTACGAGTTGAAGGATCAGGGGCGGTTTCCGGTGATCATCCTGCTCTGCGGTATCGAGGGGGCTGGCAAGGGTGAGACGGTCAAGCTGCTCAACGAGTGGATGGACCCGCGTCTGATCCAGGTCAGTACCTTTGATCAACAGACTGACGAGGAGTTGGCCCGGCCGCCGGCCTGGCGCTATTGGCGACAGTTACCGCCCAAGGGCCACATGGGAGTGTTCTTCGGCAACTGGTACAGCCAGATGCTGCAGGGGCGGGTGCAAGGACATTTCAAGAATGCCGTGCTGGACCAGGCGATTGATGCGGCCTCGGCCCTGGAGCGCATGCTCTGTGACGAGGGCGCGTTGATCTTCAAGTTCTGGTTTCATCTGTCCAAGAAACAGATGAAGGCGCGCCTCAAATCGTTGCAGGACGACCCCTTGCACAGTTGGCGCATCAGCCCGCTGGATTGGCAGTCGTCGAAGACCTATGACAAGTATGTGCGGGTCGGCGAACGGGTGCTACGCCGCACCAGTCGTGACTATGCGCCCTGGTATGTGGTCGAAGGCGTGGACGAGTATTACCGCAGCCTGACGGTCGGGCGAATTCTCCTCGATGGCTTGCAAGCGGCGCTCAAAGCCAGAAGCCAGTCGCAGCTTCAGCCCCATGCGGCGCCGCTGACGTCCAGCCTGGATGATCTGAGCGTGCTCGACAGCCTGGATATGAGCCAGGCGCTGGACAAGAGTGACTACAACGAGCAACTGGTCACCGAGCAGGCGCGGCTGTCGGGTTTGCTGCGCGACAAACGCATGCGCAAGCATGCCCTGGTGGCGGTGTTCGAGGGTAACGATGCCGCCGGCAAGGGCGGCGCGATTCGCCGAGTGACGGCGGCGCTCGATCCGCGTCTGTACCGCATCGTGCAGGTCGCGGCGCCGACCGACGAGGAGAGCGCGCAGCCCTACCTGTGGCGTTTCTGGCGGCAAATCCCGGCGCGCGGCAAGTTCACCATGTTCGATCGTTCCTGGTACGGCCGGGTGCTGGTGGAGCGGGTCGAAGGTTTTTGCAGTCCCGCTGACTGGCTGCGCGCCTATGGCGAGATCAACGACTTCGAGGAGCAGCTGACTGACGCCGGCGTGGTGCTGGTCAAATTCTGGCTGGCGATCGACCAGAAAACCCAGTTGCAGCGCTTCAACGAGCGAGAACAGACCCCCTTCAAACGCTTCAAGATCACCGCGGACGACTGGCGCAATCGCGAGAAGTGGCCGCAGTACCGCGATGCCGTGGGCGATATGGTCGACCGTACCAGTACTGAGATCGCGCCCTGGACATTGGTCGAGGCCAACGACAAGCGCTTCGCTCGGGTCAAGGTGCTGCGCACTATCAATGAGGCGCTGGAGGCCGCGTTCGCCAAGGATTGA
- a CDS encoding thiolase family protein — translation MREVVIVDSVRTGLAKSFRGKFNQTRPDDMAAHCVNALLQRSGLDPALVEDCIVGAGSNEGAQGMNIGRNVAVLSGLGTQVAGMTLNRFCSSGLQAIAIAANQIASGCSEIIVAGGVESITMTMKSMNTDNLFNPVLQKDVPGIYYPMGQTAEIVARRYNVSREAQDAYALQSQQRTARAQAEGRFDDEIVPMSVTYLVEDKATGEKTLLEAVVDRDDCNRADTTLESLAGLKPVFADDGSVTAGNASQLSDGASMTLVMSLEKALELGLKPKAYFRGFAVAGCEPDEMGIGPVYSVPKLLKAKGLSVADIDLWELNEAFASQCLYARDCLGIDNDKYNVNGGSISIGHPFGMTGSRQVGHLVRELQRRNLRYGIVTMCVGGGMGATGLFEAYR, via the coding sequence ATGCGTGAAGTGGTGATTGTCGATAGCGTGCGGACTGGCCTGGCCAAATCCTTCCGTGGCAAGTTCAACCAGACCCGTCCGGACGATATGGCGGCTCATTGCGTGAATGCGCTGCTGCAACGCAGCGGCCTGGACCCGGCGCTGGTCGAAGATTGCATCGTCGGTGCCGGCTCCAACGAAGGCGCCCAAGGCATGAACATCGGCCGCAATGTGGCGGTGCTTTCCGGCCTGGGTACCCAGGTCGCCGGCATGACCCTCAACCGCTTCTGCTCTTCGGGTCTGCAAGCCATCGCCATCGCCGCCAATCAGATCGCCTCGGGCTGCAGCGAGATCATCGTCGCCGGTGGGGTCGAATCGATCACCATGACCATGAAAAGCATGAACACCGACAATCTGTTCAACCCGGTTTTGCAGAAAGATGTACCGGGTATCTATTACCCCATGGGCCAGACTGCCGAGATAGTCGCACGGCGTTATAACGTCAGCCGCGAAGCCCAGGACGCCTATGCCCTGCAGAGCCAGCAGCGCACCGCGCGGGCCCAGGCCGAAGGCCGCTTCGACGACGAAATCGTGCCGATGAGCGTCACCTACCTGGTCGAAGACAAGGCCACTGGCGAGAAGACGCTGCTCGAGGCAGTGGTCGATCGCGACGACTGCAACCGTGCCGACACTACTCTGGAAAGCCTGGCTGGGCTCAAGCCGGTGTTTGCCGATGATGGCTCGGTAACGGCCGGCAACGCCTCGCAGTTGTCCGATGGCGCCTCCATGACTCTGGTGATGAGCCTGGAGAAAGCCCTGGAATTGGGCCTCAAGCCTAAAGCCTATTTCCGCGGCTTCGCCGTCGCCGGCTGCGAGCCAGACGAAATGGGCATCGGTCCGGTGTACTCGGTGCCGAAACTACTCAAAGCCAAGGGCTTGAGCGTTGCCGATATCGATCTGTGGGAACTCAACGAGGCCTTTGCCTCGCAGTGCCTGTATGCCCGCGATTGCCTGGGTATCGACAACGACAAGTACAACGTCAATGGTGGGTCTATTTCGATCGGTCACCCATTCGGCATGACCGGTTCGCGTCAGGTTGGCCATCTGGTGCGCGAGCTGCAGCGGCGCAACCTGCGTTACGGCATCGTCACCATGTGTGTGGGTGGCGGCATGGGCG